Within Butyrivibrio fibrisolvens, the genomic segment AAGCTTGGTCTTCTTGTAAAGAAGATTTGTGAAGTTATCTACATCTGTATCCTTTTTAAGCTCGATTACGATACGGATACCTTCTTTTGAAGACTGGTTGGAGATATCAATGATATCATTTGTAACCTTCTTCTCAGCAAGTGCTGCTACATCTGAACAGAACTTACCGATTCCGGCGCCTATCATGGTATATGGTATCTCACTGATGATAAGGTTTATGTGACCGTTTTTGGCCTTTTCTGTCTCAACCTTACCTCTGATACGGATTTTACCTTCGCCTGTTTCATAGATAGCTGCCAGTTCGTCCTTGTTGATAACTATACCACCTGTAGGAAAATCAGGTCCTTTGATATATTTCATGAGCTGTTTTGTTGACAACGTCTCGTCCTGCATAAGGGCTATCTCAGCATCTATAACCTCAGCAAGGTTATGAGGAGGAGTACTTGTCGCCATACCAACAGCTATACCTTCAGATCCGTTGACCAGAAAGTTAGGAATCTTGACAGGCAGAACTGAAGGTTCCTTCTCTGTAGCATCAAAGTTAGGTACAAAATCTACGATGTCCTTGTCAAGATCAGCAAGAAATGTCTCCTGTGTGATACGGGCAAGTCTTGCTTCTGTATATCTCATTGCAGCAGCGCTGTCGCCTTCGATAGTACCAAAGTTACCGTGTCCGTCTACTAAAGGCAGCTCTTTCTTAAAGTCCTGAGCCATAACTACGAGACAGTCATATATTGAGCTGTCACCGTGCGGGTGATATTTACCCATTGTATCACCAACGATACGGGCACTCTTTCTATACGGGCGATCGTATCTGATACCAAGCTCATACATATCATAAAGAGTACGTCTCTGAACGGGTTTGAGTCCATCCCTGATGTCCGGCAGAGCACGTGCAACTATAACACTCATTGCGTAGTCTATATAAGACTGCTGCATTATTTCAGAATATTCACTTCGAATAATCCGCTGTTCTTCCATAAATTCCTCGCAAAATGTTTTTTATAAAGTATTTGGAACTTAATTGACATCTAGTCAATCATCCCAAGGCATATTTATATGTTTGTAGTTGCATGACATAAAGTTCATGCACTATCCTCTTAAGCCTGAAAATCAAGCTCTGCATCATCTGCATGGTCGTGAATAAATGCACGTCTTGGCGGAACATCTGTTCCCATGAGAAGCTCAGTCATATGAGATGCTGTCTTGGCATCATCAATTTCTACAACACGCATCATCCTGTTATTGGGATCAAGAGTTGTCTCCCAGAGCTGCTGTGGATCCATCTCACCAAGACCCTTATATCTTTGAAGTGTAAAATTACCCTTGTGGGTAGCACGATACTTCTCAAGAGCCTTATCATCATACAGATACTCTTCCTTGCCTTTGGACGGGATAACCTTATAAAGAGGAGGCATAGCTATATACACATGTCCCTGCTGTATAAGTTCCGGCATAAATCTGTAGAACAGTGTCAGAAGAAGTGTTGCGATATGAGCACCATCCACATCGGCATCGGCCATAATGACTATCTTGTTATAACGAAGCTTGGATATATCAAAATCATTGCCGTATCCTTCTGAAAATCCGCATCCAAAGGCATTGATCATAGCCTTGATCTCGGCATTTGCAAGCACCTTATCAATCGAAGCCTTCTCAACGTTAAGGATCTTACCACGGATAGGAAGGATTGCCTGATACTGTCTGTCTCTTGCCATCTTGGCACTGCCACCTGCGGAATCACCCTCTACGATGAAGATCTCGCATTTATCAGCTTCTTTACTGATACAATTGGCAAGTTTACCATTTGAATCAAAAGAATATTTTTGCTTAGTAAGAAGATTGGTCTTGGTCTTCTCTTCTGTCTTACGTATCTTGGCAGCCTTCTCGGCACAGCTGATGACAGCCTTAAGTGTCTCTAAATTTCTGTCAAAAAATCTTGTAAGCTCATCACCTGTTATCTTGGATACAACTTTACCGGCATCCTGGTTATCAAGCTTGGTCTTGGTCTGACCTTCAAATCTTGGATCCGGATGCTTGATGGATATAACTGCAGTAAGTCCGTTTCTTACATCGGCACCTGTAAAATTCTGATCCTTGTCCTTGAGGTTACCAAGTTCTCTTGCATAGTTATTGATGATGGTAGTAAATACAGTCTTAAAACCAGTAATATGAGTACCACCTTCAGAGTTATAGATATTATTACAAAAACCAAGTACATCTTCATGAAAATCATTGACATACTGGAAGGCAACTTCTACAGAGATATTATCGCTCTCCCCTGTATAGTAGACTATGTCATGAAGTGTATCAGCATTCCTGTTCATCTCTTTAACAAATCCGCGGATACCTTCAGGCTCATGGAATTCGAGATGCTCTTCTGTTCCGGGCCTTTTATCTTCATAGACAATCAGAAGATCAGGATTAAGGTATGCTGTTTCATGGAGTCTGTTCTTGATATCTTCTTCCTTAAATCTTGTCTTTTCAAAGATTTCAGGATCAGGAAGGAAAGAGATCGTAGTTCCGTGTTCTCTTGTTTTGCCTACTTCAGGAAGAAGGCCGTTTACAAGATCAGTTGTAGGAACGCCTCTTTCATAAGAATCTTCATATATAGCACCATTCTCTTTGATCCTGACTTTCATCCAGGTGGAAAGTGCATTAACAACCGATGAACCAACACCGTGGAGACCTCCCGATGTCTTATAAGATGCGTTATCAAATTTACCGCCGGCGTGAAGCATAGTCAGAACGACACGTTCTGCGGTAACACCCTTGGCATGCATTCCTACAGGAATACCACGGCCGTTATCTTCTACAGTAGCCGAACCGTCTGCTTCAAGGGTCACATTGATCCTTGAGCAGTAACCGGCCAGGTGTTCATCTACTGCATTATCAACTATTTCATATACGAGGTGATTGAGTCCTCTTGTAGATACGGATCCGATGTACATTCCGGGTCTCTTACGGACCGCTTCCAGGCCCTCCAGGACAGTAATACTGCCGGCATCGTATTCGTTTGTTTTAGGCATTAAGAAAAATCCCCCTAAGTTTTATTTTAAAATCTTGGTAACTGTAACAGCCAGGGCTCCCGGTCCTATATGGCATGAAACAGAAAGTGAAAGCGGATCCATATGCACGTCAAATCCGGGGAAAGTCTCTTCTATCATCTGCTTCCACTCGTTTGCTTTTTCGATATCTTGTGTGAATGCCGCATCAATTCTTACGTTCTGAGGGTCAAGGCCTCCAAAACGTTTCTCCGCGTCATCTTTTATGGCATTAAGCATGATCTTCTGTCCCTGGGAAGTTGTCCTTGCCTTGGCAAAAGAGTCAAGCTTCTCACCCTGAATCTGAAGAACCGGCTTAATACGAAGAATCGTACCAAGAGCAGCTGCTGCAGGTGTTATCCTGCCGCCTTTTTTAAGATAATAAAGAGTATCAAGCATGATATAAATACTTGAATTAAACTTATCAGCTTCGAGTATCTCTTTGATCTGAGCACCTGTCTTGCCTTCATCTGCAAGTCTGATGGCATCAAGGACAGAATTTCTCATAGTTACAGAGATTCTCTGATTGTTGACTACAAATACCTTGCCTTCATAGTCATCGTCCTGTGAAAGACTTGTTGCACTTGCGCAAGATGAAGAAAGACCGCTACTCATCGGGATATAAACGATC encodes:
- a CDS encoding DNA gyrase/topoisomerase IV subunit B, producing the protein MPKTNEYDAGSITVLEGLEAVRKRPGMYIGSVSTRGLNHLVYEIVDNAVDEHLAGYCSRINVTLEADGSATVEDNGRGIPVGMHAKGVTAERVVLTMLHAGGKFDNASYKTSGGLHGVGSSVVNALSTWMKVRIKENGAIYEDSYERGVPTTDLVNGLLPEVGKTREHGTTISFLPDPEIFEKTRFKEEDIKNRLHETAYLNPDLLIVYEDKRPGTEEHLEFHEPEGIRGFVKEMNRNADTLHDIVYYTGESDNISVEVAFQYVNDFHEDVLGFCNNIYNSEGGTHITGFKTVFTTIINNYARELGNLKDKDQNFTGADVRNGLTAVISIKHPDPRFEGQTKTKLDNQDAGKVVSKITGDELTRFFDRNLETLKAVISCAEKAAKIRKTEEKTKTNLLTKQKYSFDSNGKLANCISKEADKCEIFIVEGDSAGGSAKMARDRQYQAILPIRGKILNVEKASIDKVLANAEIKAMINAFGCGFSEGYGNDFDISKLRYNKIVIMADADVDGAHIATLLLTLFYRFMPELIQQGHVYIAMPPLYKVIPSKGKEEYLYDDKALEKYRATHKGNFTLQRYKGLGEMDPQQLWETTLDPNNRMMRVVEIDDAKTASHMTELLMGTDVPPRRAFIHDHADDAELDFQA
- a CDS encoding DegV family protein, which produces MSKVAIITDSNSGITQAEGEKLGIKVVPMPFTIAGTDYLEDINLTQEEFYTKLSSDEEVSTSQPSPGNLMDLWDEVLKEYDEIVYIPMSSGLSSSCASATSLSQDDDYEGKVFVVNNQRISVTMRNSVLDAIRLADEGKTGAQIKEILEADKFNSSIYIMLDTLYYLKKGGRITPAAAALGTILRIKPVLQIQGEKLDSFAKARTTSQGQKIMLNAIKDDAEKRFGGLDPQNVRIDAAFTQDIEKANEWKQMIEETFPGFDVHMDPLSLSVSCHIGPGALAVTVTKILK